In one Deltaproteobacteria bacterium genomic region, the following are encoded:
- the cydB gene encoding cytochrome d ubiquinol oxidase subunit II: protein MEFSLAGLWLAIIGFFLLYYVVSDGFGLGVGILCLFPGKNEDRKAMMESVGYIWHTNQTWLVVVGGMLFGAFPLFYSILFSALYIPAVLMLVGLIFRGIALDFHEHSRSKRLWARMFGAGSLVAGMAQGLLLGGLLSGIHVRDGHFAGGVWDWANPLSFLVCLGVVAGYVLLGCNYLVLKTEGDLQKRVFGYARFLFTVTLVLSSVVLLWINMRYSYAAGKWTFLPDAFYRVLAASLTALAFFMLFRSLRGTREAAPFFWNAVTVVFSFVTLSISVYPYMIPHVVSPITVHQAAASSGTLAFMLVVTGILIPVMVFYTTYTHRVFRGKVKA, encoded by the coding sequence ATGGAATTCTCGCTTGCCGGTCTCTGGCTCGCAATCATAGGCTTTTTTCTTCTGTACTATGTGGTAAGCGACGGTTTTGGGCTGGGTGTGGGAATACTCTGTCTCTTTCCCGGCAAGAACGAAGACCGAAAGGCCATGATGGAGAGTGTGGGTTACATCTGGCACACGAACCAAACCTGGCTCGTCGTTGTTGGTGGTATGCTGTTCGGCGCCTTCCCTCTGTTTTACAGCATCCTGTTCTCCGCACTCTACATCCCTGCGGTGCTCATGCTGGTGGGCCTGATATTTCGAGGGATTGCCCTCGATTTTCACGAACATTCGCGGAGCAAGCGTCTCTGGGCTAGAATGTTCGGCGCGGGGAGTCTGGTCGCCGGGATGGCGCAGGGCCTGCTCCTGGGGGGCCTGCTTTCAGGAATTCATGTCAGGGACGGCCATTTTGCGGGCGGTGTATGGGACTGGGCCAATCCCCTCTCTTTTCTTGTCTGCCTTGGGGTCGTGGCAGGCTATGTCCTGCTGGGATGCAATTACCTTGTCCTCAAAACGGAGGGGGACTTACAGAAACGAGTCTTTGGCTATGCCCGGTTCCTGTTTACTGTGACGTTGGTCCTCTCCTCAGTAGTCCTCCTCTGGATCAATATGAGATATTCCTATGCTGCGGGGAAATGGACGTTCTTGCCGGATGCATTCTATAGAGTGCTCGCCGCCTCTCTGACCGCCCTTGCGTTTTTCATGCTGTTCCGCAGTTTGCGCGGAACTCGGGAGGCCGCTCCCTTTTTCTGGAATGCCGTCACGGTGGTTTTTAGTTTTGTCACTCTATCGATAAGCGTGTATCCGTACATGATTCCCCATGTCGTTTCTCCCATTACCGTGCATCAAGCGGCCGCTTCATCGGGAACGTTGGCTTTCATGCTTGTGGTCACGGGAATACTGATCCCAGTCATGGTGTTCTATACCACGTACACCCACCGGGTTTTCCGGGGTAAAGTCAAAGCTTAA
- a CDS encoding NADH-quinone oxidoreductase subunit N, producing the protein MTWIIAAPELYFLFTAAVFFTFAMISRPNAKRDYITALVLALPAVLVTLACVKLHGGFSQFYRVDLFSQIFKVLLAMGFFLIVCICLQLHGIREERHPEFYLLLSVCTLAMMVLVSSVDLLTIYVSLELSSYSLYILVALRKGNGHSLEGGIKYFLMGAAVSAIMLFGMALLYGACGETNVSAIANALSADIASPMLVIGLMLTLCGFFFKLAVFPFHFWAPGVYQGAANQVTAYIATATKAAAVALLLRFATVGAESVYLVHILVALAIASMTLGNLAAIGQKDLKRLLAYSTVAQAGYILIGILCMSESGFAAAIFYAAAYLMMNFICFVVVVKVGEQGGNVLVSGLAGLHRRSPLLAVSIMAGVFSLGGLPPTAGFTGKFLVFTAAMEKGYFYLVLIGMLNVLVSLYYYVLVVKAAYFLDPEEPLPAIELSFPTKLLLVAIVISLLVGGMYPDIFYGPALAAARALAG; encoded by the coding sequence ATGACCTGGATCATCGCCGCTCCCGAGCTTTATTTCCTTTTCACGGCCGCCGTGTTTTTCACCTTCGCCATGATCTCCAGGCCCAACGCCAAACGAGACTACATCACGGCTCTTGTTCTCGCGCTGCCGGCGGTTTTGGTGACCTTGGCCTGCGTGAAGCTTCACGGGGGTTTTTCCCAGTTCTACCGGGTCGATCTCTTTTCTCAGATATTCAAGGTCTTATTGGCCATGGGTTTTTTCCTGATCGTCTGCATCTGCCTCCAGCTTCACGGCATCAGGGAAGAGCGCCACCCGGAGTTCTACCTTCTTCTGTCCGTCTGCACCCTTGCCATGATGGTGCTCGTAAGCAGCGTTGACCTGCTTACCATCTACGTGTCTCTGGAACTCAGCAGTTACTCTCTTTATATCCTGGTGGCCCTTAGGAAAGGGAATGGCCACTCCTTGGAAGGGGGGATCAAATATTTTCTCATGGGCGCCGCCGTTTCCGCCATCATGCTATTCGGCATGGCCTTGCTTTACGGCGCCTGTGGAGAGACCAATGTGTCGGCGATCGCGAACGCCCTTTCAGCCGACATCGCTTCCCCTATGCTGGTGATCGGGCTGATGCTCACGCTGTGCGGTTTCTTTTTCAAGCTGGCCGTGTTCCCCTTCCACTTCTGGGCGCCCGGCGTGTATCAAGGTGCGGCGAATCAGGTGACGGCGTACATCGCCACAGCCACAAAGGCGGCGGCCGTCGCCCTTCTGCTGCGGTTTGCGACCGTGGGCGCGGAAAGCGTCTACCTCGTTCACATTCTCGTGGCCCTGGCTATCGCTTCCATGACCCTCGGCAACCTGGCGGCCATTGGTCAGAAGGATCTGAAGCGTCTCCTGGCTTACTCCACCGTGGCCCAGGCAGGGTACATCCTCATCGGGATCCTCTGTATGAGCGAGAGCGGGTTCGCAGCGGCCATCTTTTACGCCGCAGCCTACCTCATGATGAACTTCATCTGTTTCGTGGTGGTGGTGAAGGTGGGTGAGCAGGGAGGCAACGTGCTGGTCTCCGGCCTGGCAGGGCTGCACCGCCGTTCGCCCTTACTCGCCGTTTCGATCATGGCCGGCGTCTTCAGCCTGGGCGGCCTTCCCCCTACCGCCGGGTTCACGGGGAAGTTTCTAGTATTCACTGCAGCTATGGAAAAGGGCTATTTTTATCTCGTTCTCATCGGTATGTTGAATGTGCTGGTCTCTCTCTACTACTATGTGCTGGTGGTCAAAGCGGCCTACTTTCTCGACCCGGAGGAACCGTTGCCCGCCATCGAACTCTCGTTCCCGACCAAGCTGCTGCTTGTCGCAATCGTTATCTCGCTCCTCGTGGGCGGAATGTATCCGGATATTTTCTACGGACCGGCCTTGGCGGCGGCAAGAGCCCTCGCAGGTTAG
- a CDS encoding NADH-quinone oxidoreductase subunit M, whose amino-acid sequence MNVSLATFPFLSATLLSCIVGLVTILLIPGRRKDLIRWVSACFSGISLVLSIYLFAAYDRTQGGLQFVEKITWVKSLGIQYFNAADGFDLPLILLTGIVHFTGVLSMWELERRVKEFFALYFVLVTGVFGFFMSMDLFFLFVWYDVSLFPMYPLIVIWGSTRKEYGGMKLFLYLLFGSALILPAMIYLFVQSGGVGFDIPSLIQPGTFSPFQQKFAFLFLYLGFGILAGVWPFHTWSPSGHVAAPTSVSMVHAGVLMKLGAFGVLRVAIFLCPLGWEYWAPWMAVLATIGIIYGVLVGLVQKDLKFVVAYSSVSHMGIVGLGLATVTAEGLSGAVFQMFAHGIMTALLFSSVGYFHDRTDTKSIPELGGMSRIMPVASTYFIVGALAGMGVPGFANFWAELTVILSSLRVYPISGVTAILALVVSALFMLRVVQQTFYGATNERFAKLPDVTPGLGVPRIILIATLLLFGFFPSLMLDLIHASVFPFMEGLPK is encoded by the coding sequence ATGAATGTATCCCTCGCAACGTTTCCTTTTCTGTCCGCCACGTTGCTCAGTTGCATCGTGGGGCTGGTGACGATTCTGCTGATTCCCGGCCGGCGGAAGGATCTCATCCGGTGGGTGAGCGCCTGTTTTTCCGGTATATCCCTGGTTCTCTCCATCTATCTTTTCGCGGCCTATGACAGAACCCAGGGGGGGCTTCAGTTCGTGGAAAAGATCACCTGGGTGAAATCCCTGGGGATCCAGTACTTCAATGCAGCCGACGGCTTCGACCTTCCGCTGATCCTGCTCACCGGAATCGTTCACTTCACGGGCGTACTCTCCATGTGGGAACTGGAAAGGCGAGTGAAAGAGTTCTTCGCCTTGTACTTCGTTCTGGTGACCGGGGTTTTCGGTTTCTTCATGAGTATGGATCTGTTCTTTCTGTTCGTATGGTACGACGTGTCTCTTTTTCCCATGTATCCGCTCATCGTCATATGGGGCTCCACCCGCAAGGAATACGGGGGCATGAAACTCTTTCTCTACCTCCTTTTTGGAAGCGCGCTCATCCTTCCTGCGATGATCTATCTTTTCGTTCAATCGGGCGGAGTCGGATTCGACATCCCTAGCTTGATTCAGCCGGGGACTTTCAGCCCTTTTCAACAGAAATTCGCATTCCTTTTTCTCTATTTAGGATTCGGCATCCTGGCGGGCGTTTGGCCTTTTCACACATGGTCGCCCTCCGGCCACGTGGCCGCTCCCACATCGGTCAGCATGGTTCACGCCGGCGTGCTGATGAAGCTGGGCGCATTTGGCGTGCTGCGGGTCGCCATTTTTCTCTGTCCGCTGGGATGGGAGTACTGGGCTCCATGGATGGCCGTCCTGGCCACCATCGGCATCATCTACGGCGTGCTTGTCGGATTGGTGCAGAAGGACCTCAAATTCGTGGTGGCCTATTCCAGCGTTTCGCATATGGGGATTGTCGGGCTCGGTCTAGCCACAGTCACGGCGGAAGGCCTTAGCGGCGCCGTGTTTCAGATGTTTGCCCACGGCATTATGACGGCCCTTCTCTTTTCCTCGGTGGGATATTTCCACGACAGGACCGATACAAAATCCATACCCGAACTCGGAGGCATGAGCCGAATCATGCCCGTGGCTTCCACCTACTTTATTGTGGGTGCTCTTGCGGGTATGGGGGTCCCGGGGTTCGCCAATTTCTGGGCGGAACTGACCGTCATCCTCTCCTCATTGAGAGTCTATCCAATCAGCGGGGTGACGGCCATTCTGGCCCTCGTCGTAAGCGCCCTCTTCATGCTGCGGGTTGTCCAGCAGACCTTCTATGGTGCAACAAACGAACGTTTCGCCAAGTTGCCTGATGTGACTCCGGGTCTGGGTGTCCCTCGAATCATCCTGATCGCGACTTTACTTCTGTTCGGATTTTTCCCCTCTCTGATGCTGGATCTGATCCACGCCTCCGTGTTCCCCTTTATGGAGGGCTTACCGAAATGA
- a CDS encoding NADH-quinone oxidoreductase subunit L, whose protein sequence is MTPPADFNFLTTATALGSPFVAFLVIMIFTRAYPRVSATLSIAGVGISMAAALVLLSRLGSMARPIEYSALWYNGEGFSLFFGFLLDPSSLIMFALAAVICFLVQMYSLGYMRKDPGFSRYYAFQSLFAWSMLSLCVSSSLLQLYIFWEIVGLCSYLLIGFWYEKFSATQAGKKAFVMTRLGDASFFLGMLLLLAHLGNVSIIQLNDPLAASRLSPAFLTLSVLLIFGGVIGKSAQFPLLTWLPDAMEGPTPVSALLHSATMVAAGVFLFNRLFPFFSHSPTAMTVCLAVGTLSMLMAGTMAMVDNDIKKVWAYSTISQLGYMVMGLSAGSSFAGFFHLTTHATFKALLFLCSGVWIHYFETNDIYEIAKKRGRSLKIPFACTILAAASLSGFPPFSGFFSKEMVLSALLEKPNPVWFLAGLLGVFMTAYYAFRPIFIILFPRITESVKKEHLSKGPYRAMAWPLLFLAAVTTMLGFFKSTFGNFLGVEAPQEHPWVAPVSVFLAASGVFLTWCEFGRNAASQIGFVERFPAVKRFFLKRWFLDDLYAFLLNKVVYRVFAENLHRNDQKVIDGGIDEICRFTIESGRILSYVQAGRVRFNLMAMFLVLALVGLYFFLA, encoded by the coding sequence ATGACCCCGCCCGCGGATTTCAATTTTCTGACGACGGCAACGGCCTTGGGTTCGCCCTTTGTCGCTTTCCTGGTGATCATGATTTTCACGAGAGCGTATCCTCGTGTTTCCGCAACTCTGTCCATAGCCGGCGTGGGTATCTCGATGGCCGCCGCGCTTGTGCTCCTTTCGCGCCTAGGGTCCATGGCACGACCCATCGAGTATTCCGCCCTCTGGTACAATGGCGAAGGATTTTCTCTCTTTTTCGGGTTTCTGCTCGATCCCTCGAGCCTGATCATGTTCGCCCTGGCGGCCGTGATCTGCTTTCTGGTGCAGATGTACTCTCTGGGATACATGCGCAAGGACCCGGGATTTTCACGTTACTATGCCTTTCAGTCCCTCTTTGCCTGGTCCATGCTTTCTCTCTGCGTGTCCTCTTCCCTGCTCCAGCTTTACATTTTTTGGGAGATCGTGGGGTTGTGCTCGTATCTGCTCATCGGCTTCTGGTATGAAAAGTTCAGCGCCACGCAGGCCGGAAAGAAAGCCTTTGTGATGACCCGCCTAGGGGACGCCTCTTTCTTCCTGGGCATGCTGCTGCTGTTGGCGCATTTGGGCAATGTGAGCATCATTCAACTGAACGACCCGCTTGCGGCGAGCCGGCTTTCGCCTGCCTTCCTGACGCTTTCCGTTCTGCTCATATTCGGGGGCGTCATTGGGAAAAGCGCCCAGTTCCCCCTCCTAACGTGGCTGCCGGACGCCATGGAAGGACCCACACCGGTCAGCGCCCTGCTGCATTCCGCCACTATGGTGGCTGCCGGTGTTTTTCTGTTCAACCGCCTCTTCCCTTTTTTCAGCCATTCCCCCACCGCCATGACGGTCTGCCTCGCCGTGGGCACGCTCAGCATGCTCATGGCCGGCACGATGGCCATGGTGGACAATGATATCAAGAAGGTATGGGCCTACTCCACCATCAGCCAGCTGGGATACATGGTAATGGGCCTTTCGGCGGGCAGTTCCTTCGCCGGTTTCTTTCATCTGACCACGCACGCCACATTCAAGGCGCTCCTGTTTCTATGCTCCGGCGTCTGGATCCACTATTTCGAGACCAATGATATCTACGAGATCGCTAAGAAGAGAGGACGAAGCCTGAAGATACCGTTCGCTTGCACCATCCTGGCGGCGGCGAGCCTTTCGGGATTCCCCCCTTTTTCAGGGTTCTTCAGTAAAGAAATGGTTCTGTCCGCCCTGCTCGAAAAACCCAATCCAGTGTGGTTTCTGGCCGGCCTGCTGGGTGTCTTCATGACCGCCTATTATGCCTTCCGCCCGATCTTCATTATTCTTTTTCCTCGGATAACGGAATCTGTGAAGAAGGAGCACCTTTCGAAAGGGCCCTACCGGGCCATGGCCTGGCCTCTGCTCTTCCTCGCTGCGGTGACTACAATGCTCGGCTTTTTCAAAAGCACTTTCGGAAACTTCCTTGGTGTGGAAGCACCGCAGGAGCACCCCTGGGTTGCGCCGGTGAGCGTCTTCTTGGCGGCTTCCGGAGTGTTCCTGACGTGGTGCGAGTTCGGCAGAAACGCGGCTTCACAGATCGGCTTTGTGGAACGGTTTCCTGCGGTGAAAAGGTTCTTCCTGAAGCGGTGGTTCCTGGACGACCTGTACGCATTTCTGCTGAACAAGGTAGTCTATCGGGTCTTCGCCGAAAATTTGCATCGGAACGACCAGAAGGTCATCGATGGGGGGATCGATGAAATTTGTCGCTTTACCATAGAAAGCGGCAGAATCCTTTCCTATGTACAGGCGGGTCGTGTGCGGTTCAACCTGATGGCGATGTTTCTCGTTCTGGCGCTGGTCGGTCTTTACTTTTTCCTGGCTTAG
- the nuoK gene encoding NADH-quinone oxidoreductase subunit NuoK, translated as MIVPFNHVLMLAGAVLFLGLICVLTRRNLIMTLIGIEIMMNAAAIAFVGAALHWQRIDGQAFVLFILGVAATEVAVGLALVVAAHRITGSVDPDRYDFLRW; from the coding sequence ATGATCGTTCCTTTCAACCATGTCTTAATGCTGGCGGGAGCCGTGCTGTTTCTTGGGCTGATATGTGTCCTGACGCGTCGTAATCTGATCATGACCTTGATCGGCATCGAGATCATGATGAACGCGGCAGCCATTGCGTTTGTTGGTGCGGCGCTGCACTGGCAGCGGATCGACGGCCAGGCGTTTGTTCTCTTCATCCTTGGGGTGGCCGCAACAGAGGTCGCCGTTGGACTCGCTCTGGTGGTCGCAGCCCACCGGATCACAGGATCCGTTGATCCGGACCGGTACGACTTTTTGAGATGGTAG
- a CDS encoding NADH-quinone oxidoreductase subunit J, translated as MSLQPAIFYFLAAFILVSTGLAITRRNLVHVVVFLIFSFLGSAMLFFLLGAPFLAALEVIIYAGAIMILFLFVIMMLRVDLAEKTGLSLRRWLPSIVIGFPFLALSALAVFREPGSAEILKSATVGPGGFGRFVFERYWLAVEIISILLLLALLAAVLVGRGGNQKASPTESEAGEES; from the coding sequence GTGAGTCTGCAGCCGGCGATATTCTACTTTCTTGCGGCGTTTATTCTGGTGTCCACCGGGCTGGCGATCACCCGGAGGAACCTGGTGCACGTAGTGGTGTTTCTGATCTTCTCCTTCCTGGGCAGCGCCATGCTCTTTTTCCTTCTCGGGGCCCCTTTTCTTGCCGCCCTCGAAGTGATCATTTACGCGGGCGCCATCATGATCCTTTTCCTTTTTGTGATCATGATGCTCAGGGTGGACCTGGCCGAAAAGACTGGCCTTTCTCTGCGTCGGTGGCTGCCGTCGATCGTGATCGGTTTCCCGTTTTTGGCGCTCTCGGCCTTGGCCGTGTTCAGGGAACCCGGCAGCGCCGAAATCCTGAAGTCCGCCACGGTGGGGCCGGGGGGATTCGGCCGTTTTGTCTTCGAGCGTTACTGGCTGGCCGTTGAAATCATCTCCATCCTTTTGCTCCTGGCTCTTCTGGCCGCCGTCCTGGTGGGAAGAGGCGGGAACCAGAAAGCAAGTCCTACCGAAAGCGAGGCGGGAGAAGAATCATGA
- the nuoI gene encoding NADH-quinone oxidoreductase subunit NuoI: protein MTDNKKKDGYVQQTIEIFQGLTQGMGTTLVHLFRRKITEEYPEYKRPLPERTRARIILTRDPDGEERCVSCFLCAAACPVSCISMEGEEREDGRRWARWFRINFARCIYCGLCEEACPTLAIQLTPDFEFCDRDILNLVAEKEDLLVDHGGKNGEYNFYRYAGVTMVGDKGSHINEEEPVNLKKNLP, encoded by the coding sequence ATGACGGACAACAAGAAGAAAGACGGGTACGTTCAGCAGACCATCGAGATCTTCCAGGGCCTGACCCAAGGCATGGGTACAACCTTGGTCCATCTCTTTCGCCGAAAAATTACGGAGGAATACCCGGAATACAAGCGTCCGCTGCCCGAGCGAACGAGGGCTAGAATCATTCTTACCCGTGACCCGGACGGCGAAGAACGTTGTGTGTCGTGTTTCCTCTGCGCCGCCGCCTGCCCGGTAAGCTGCATCTCCATGGAGGGAGAAGAGCGCGAGGACGGCCGCCGCTGGGCCCGATGGTTTCGCATCAATTTCGCGCGTTGCATCTATTGCGGACTGTGCGAAGAGGCGTGTCCCACTCTCGCCATTCAACTGACCCCCGACTTTGAATTCTGTGACAGAGACATCCTCAACCTGGTGGCCGAAAAGGAAGACCTGCTGGTAGACCACGGCGGCAAGAACGGAGAGTACAATTTTTATCGATACGCCGGGGTGACGATGGTGGGAGACAAAGGTTCTCACATCAACGAGGAAGAACCCGTCAACCTGAAAAAGAACCTGCCCTGA
- the nuoH gene encoding NADH-quinone oxidoreductase subunit NuoH has product MHLALGTVLLVLKIVFVPVALLLGAGWLILGERRLLGWIQIRLGPNRAGPWGLLQPAADVVKLLTKEDLVPEGADRWIFLYAPAVVAVTAMLMFAVAPFGDTWTFFGMRFPLIVTDLNVGLLFVLALSSISVYGVALGGWASNSKFSLLGGIRGAAQMISYELSLGLALVPVVMLAQSFSLVDIVQAQAKYPFILVQPVAFLIFFISSVAEAKRIPFDLPEAENELVAGYHTEYSGMRFALYFLGEYVTVIVLGALVAVFFLGGWRGPLLPPVLWFFLKVAAVVFVLIWLRGTLPRLRYDQLMHLGWKILIPAALLNIVATGGLALLIKG; this is encoded by the coding sequence ATGCACCTCGCCCTGGGAACCGTCCTGCTCGTACTGAAGATCGTTTTCGTGCCGGTGGCGCTCCTGCTGGGGGCCGGCTGGCTCATCTTAGGGGAGCGCAGGCTGTTGGGATGGATCCAGATCCGTCTGGGTCCGAACCGTGCAGGCCCGTGGGGCCTCCTCCAGCCCGCGGCCGACGTCGTAAAACTGCTGACCAAGGAAGATCTCGTGCCCGAGGGAGCGGACCGGTGGATTTTTCTCTACGCTCCCGCTGTGGTTGCGGTAACGGCCATGCTGATGTTCGCCGTGGCGCCCTTTGGAGACACCTGGACGTTTTTTGGAATGCGATTCCCATTGATCGTCACCGACCTCAACGTTGGACTGCTCTTTGTGCTGGCCCTTTCTTCCATCAGTGTCTACGGCGTGGCCCTCGGGGGATGGGCGTCGAATTCCAAGTTCAGCCTGTTGGGTGGGATCCGAGGGGCGGCCCAGATGATCAGTTATGAACTCTCTCTTGGTTTGGCGCTGGTTCCTGTGGTCATGTTGGCCCAATCATTCAGCCTTGTGGATATCGTACAGGCTCAAGCCAAGTATCCGTTTATCCTGGTTCAGCCGGTTGCGTTTCTCATCTTCTTCATCAGCTCGGTGGCTGAAGCAAAGAGGATTCCCTTTGACCTGCCGGAAGCGGAAAACGAACTGGTGGCCGGTTACCACACGGAGTACAGCGGCATGCGCTTCGCTCTTTATTTTCTCGGGGAATACGTCACCGTGATCGTTCTGGGTGCTCTCGTCGCGGTGTTCTTCCTGGGAGGCTGGCGAGGCCCCTTACTGCCGCCCGTGCTCTGGTTTTTCCTGAAAGTGGCGGCCGTCGTGTTCGTCTTGATCTGGCTCAGAGGAACGCTGCCCAGGCTCCGATATGACCAGCTGATGCACCTGGGATGGAAGATTCTGATCCCGGCGGCCCTGCTCAACATTGTGGCCACCGGGGGCCTGGCCTTGCTCATTAAAGGATAA